The Aestuariirhabdus haliotis genome has a window encoding:
- a CDS encoding transposase: MSRYNNPRRTWQYTNEFKTKAVQLSLTDGIQVQEVAKTLGIHPMMLSRWRKEYREGKIVADRCKKLTGINKEKKELTKLKLLEKENARLREELDLLKKW, encoded by the coding sequence CGCTACAACAATCCAAGAAGAACCTGGCAGTACACAAACGAGTTTAAAACCAAAGCCGTTCAGTTGAGTCTGACGGATGGCATTCAAGTTCAAGAAGTTGCCAAAACACTGGGCATTCACCCTATGATGCTGTCACGATGGCGTAAGGAATACAGAGAAGGAAAGATCGTGGCCGATAGATGCAAGAAACTCACCGGTATCAATAAAGAGAAAAAAGAACTCACTAAGCTTAAGCTGTTAGAAAAAGAAAATGCCCGCCTTCGAGAGGAGCTTGACCTGCTAAAAAAGTGGTAA